One genomic window of Scatophagus argus isolate fScaArg1 chromosome 16, fScaArg1.pri, whole genome shotgun sequence includes the following:
- the kcnh6a gene encoding potassium voltage-gated channel subfamily H member 6a isoform X1, translating to MPVRRGHVALQNTYLDTIIRKFDEQNRKFLIANAQMKNCGIIYCNEGFCQMFGFARAEIMQQPCTCQFLVGPGTMKSALAQLAQALLGSEERKVEILYYAKEGTCRPCLVDVIPVKNEEGIVIMFILDFQELIDRSLKKSGLRQRVAQGWIYCQNRRLKMRLPVLRSMRRPSLSKDQFEGVVVDYLQPNSEEVPLKEFRIPSKESCMQSETEALIEQDLEPPSPAAQPSTKQRSLLTTDRLDPGIAFPRGSLPRSCSRDSVRSLRRASSLDDIDGMRAEWNSRPGDPRTNSNLKPSALNSTSDSDLMRHRTISRIPQVTLTFGSDRMRPPSPTEIEIIAPSKIKDRTQNVTEKVTQVTQVLSLGADVLPEYKLQAPRIHKWTILHYSPFKAVWDWVILLLVIYTAIFTPYSAAFLLNEVEEQRRRTCGYTCNPLNVVDLVVDVMFIVDILINFRTTYVNHNDEVVSHPGRIAQHYFKGWFLIDIVAAIPFDLLIFRSGSEEPQTTTLIGLLKTARLLRLVRVARKLDRYSEYGAAVLFLLMCTFALIAHWLACIWYAIGNVERTGSARVGGMKIGWLDNLADQIGKQYNDSDAESGPSIKDKYVTALYFTFSSLTSVGFGNVSPNTNPEKIFSICVMLIGSLMYASIFGNVSAIIQRLYSGTARYHTQMLRVKEFIRFHQIPGGLRQRLEEYFQHAWSYTNGIDMNAVLKGFPECLQADICLHLNRSLLQNCKAFRGANKGCLRALAMRFKTTHAPPGDTLVHSGDILTAVYFISRGSIEILRDDVVVAILGKNDIFGESISLYGRPGKSSADVRALTYCDLHKILREDLLEVLDMYPDFSDMFWNNLEITFNLRDADRINQTTPGRDSECGYRRTRHRRSPLRRRNRPDGTDREDSYPDQSCPMANHHRGTMAESHWEDLCSSPSICSQSSDEETKPMGHSKGELYLPGGDTRDYPPAVVNLLPHSGPSAGMGPPVDLGGPPYSAAAPINMSGLYGYWPDRRASQFSESQRRSSSARASYHPPPCAEDRPSELESRLELLQSQLNRLETRMTADINVILQLLQRQMAPVPPAYSAVSPSPHPPHPTSLYSTGAPTIHTVPPIQPVQIDSTASLLQSPDSDFNHKSKDSLSSGIHLTVASDDTMSMSPEADPPHLPSVDLAPPQLSEAQDPPGLLCGSQRFPSLPEHLETSTEMQDIQRHVSDPVLPGS from the exons ATGCCTGTGAGACGCGGTCATGTTGCGCTCCAGAACACCTACCTGGACACAATCATCAGGAAATTCGACGAGCAAA ATCGCAAGTTTCTGATCGCCAACGCCCAGATGAAGAACTGTGGCATCATCTATTGCAACGAAGGCTTCTGCCAGATGTTTGGTTTTGCCAGGGCGGAGATCATGCAGCAGCCCTGTACCTGTCAGTTCTTGGTGGGGCCTGGTACCATGAAGAGCGCGCTGGCCCAGCTGGCACAGGCCCTACTTGGCTCTGAGGAGCGCAAGGTGGAGATCCTCTATTACGCTAAGGAAG GGACCTGCAGACCCTGCCTGGTGGACGTCATCCCTGTTAAAAACGAGGAAGGCATCGTCATCATGTTCATCCTCGACTTCCAGGAGCTGATTGATCGCTCACTGAAGAAATCAGGCCTCAGGCAGAGAGTTGCCCAAGGGTGGATTTACT GTCAGAATCGCAGGTTGAAGATGAGGCTGCCGGTGCTGCGGTCCATGCGACGGCCTTCACTCTCCAAAGATCAGTTTGAAGGAGTGGTCGTGGACTATCtgcag CCAAACAGCGAGGAAGTCCCCCTCAAAGAGTTTCGGATACCATCCAAAGAGAGCTGCATGCAGTCTGAGACAGAAGCTCTCATAGAACAGGACCTGGAGCCTCCCTCTCCCGCAGCCCAGCCTTCCACCAAGCAGCGCTCCCTTCTGACAACAGACCGGCTGGACCCGGGCATCGCCTTCCCCAGGGGGTCCTTACCTCGGAGCTGTTCTCGGGACAGCGTCCGCAGCCTCCGGCGCGCCTCATCGCTGGACGACATTGATGGCATGCGGGCAGAGTGGAACAGTCGACCTGGAGACCCTCGAACCAACAGCA ATCTGAAGCCCAGCGCTCTGAACTCGACGTCGGACTCGGACCTGATGAGACACAGGACCATCAGCCGCATCCCTCAGGTTACTCTCACCTTTGGCTCGGACCGGATGAGACCTCCTTCCCCCACCGAGATTGAAATCATTGCGCCCAGCAAGATTAAAGACCGAACCCAGAACGTCACAGAGAAGGTCACTCAGGTCACGCAG gTGTTGTCCCTCGGTGCTGACGTGCTGCCAGAGTACAAGCTCCAGGCCCCACGCATCCACAAGTGGACCATCCTTCACTATAGCCCCTTCAAAGCGGTATGGGATTGGgtcatcctgctgctggtcaTCTACACCGCCATCTTCACACCGTACTCAGCCGCCTTCCTTCTCAATGAGGTGGAGGAACAGCGGAGGAGAACCTGCGGCTACACCTGCAACCCTCTCAATGTGGTGGACCTGGTGGTGGACGTCATGTTCATCGTGGACATCCTCATCAACTTCAGGACCACCTACGTCAACCACAACGACGAGGTGGTCAGCCACCCGGGACGTATCGCGCAGCACTACTTCAAGGGCTGGTTCCTCATCGACATTGTGGCTGCCATCCCCTTCGATTTGCTCATATTCCGCTCCGGGTCAGAGGAG CCTCAGACAACTACTCTGATTGGATTGCTGAAAACAGCCAGACTGCTGAGGTTGGTGCGCGTGGCCAGAAAGCTGGACCGTTACTCAGAGTATGGAGCCGCCgtccttttcctcctcatgtGCACCTTTGCCCTCATCGCTCATTGGCTGGCCTGCATCTGGTACGCCATCGGCAACGTGGAGCGCACTGGCTCTGCACGCGTCGGAGGCATGAAGATCGGCTGGCTGGACAATCTGGCCGACCAGATCGGTAAACAGTACAACGACAGTGACGCAGAATCTGGGCCCTCCATCAAGGACAAATACGTTACAGCCCTGTACTTCACCTTCAGCAGCCTGACCAGCGTGGGTTTTGGGAACGTTTCACCGAACACCAACCCGGAGAAGATCTTCTCCATCTGTGTCATGCTCATTGGCT CTCTGATGTATGCCAGCATCTTTGGCAACGTGTCGGCCATCATTCAGAGACTGTACTCAGGCACGGCCCGTTACCACACCCAGATGCTGCGGGTCAAGGAGTTCATCCGCTTCCATCAGATCCCAGGAGGCCTGCGACAGAGGCTGGAGGAGTACTTCCAGCATGCCTGGTCCTACACCAATGGCATCGACATGAACGCT GTTTTAAAGGGTTTCCCTGAGTGTCTGCAGGCTGACATCTGCCTCCATCTGAACCGCAGCTTGCTGCAGAACTGCAAAGCCTTTCGAGGTGCCAACAAAGGCTGCCTGCGGGCTCTGGCCATGCGATTCAAGACCACCCACGCTCCGCCGGGCGACACTCTGGTCCACAGCGGCGACATTCTCACCGCCGTCTACTTCATTTCCAGGGGCTCTATTGAGATCCTCAGGGACGATGTGGTGGTAGCCATTCTAG GCAAGAACGACATCTTTGGTGAGTCCATCAGTCTGTACGGGAGGCCTGGTAAATCCAGCGCTGACGTTAGGGCTTTGACCTACTGTGACCTTCACAAGATCCTGAGAGAAGACCTGCTGGAAGTGCTGGACATGTATCCCGACTTCTCCGACATGTTCTGGAACAACCTGGAGATCACCTTCAACCTGAGAGAT GCAGATAGAATAAACCAGACAACCCCGGGCAGGGACTCTGAATGTGGCTACCGGCGGACGAGGCATCGGAGAAGCCCTCTGCGTCGACGTAACCGACCGG ACGGTACGGACCGCGAAGACAGTTACCCCGATCAGTCCTGTCCAATGGCAAACCACCACCGGGGCACGATGGCAGAGTCCCACTGGGAGGACCTCTGCAGCAGCCCCAGTATCTGTTCACAGTCTAGTGACGAGGAGACGAAGCCCATGGGACACAGCAAGGGGGAGCTGTACCTCCCTGGGGGTGACACCAGAGACTACCCCCCAGCAGTGGTCAACCTCCTGCCTCACAGTGGACCCTCAGCTGGGATGGGACCACCTGTAGACCTCGGAGGACCGCCATACTCAG CAGCTGCCCCCATCAACATGTCAGGTCTGTATGGCTACTGGCCAGACCGCAGAGCGAGCCAGTTCTCAGAGAGTCAGAGACGATCGTCCTCTGCGAGGGCCAGTTACCACCCTCCGCCCTGCGCTGAGGATCGGCCCAGCGAGCTGGAGTCCagactggagctgctgcagtccCAGTTAAACCG GCTGGAGACCCGCATGACGGCTGACATCAACGTgatcctgcagctcctccagaggCAGATGGCCCCGGTGCCTCCGGCCTACAGTGCTGTGTCCCCCAGCCCTCACCCGCCTCACCCCACCAGCCTGTACAGCACAGGAGCACCCACAATCCACACGGTCCCTCCAATCCAGCCGGTAC
- the kcnh6a gene encoding potassium voltage-gated channel subfamily H member 6a isoform X3 has translation MPVRRGHVALQNTYLDTIIRKFDEQNRKFLIANAQMKNCGIIYCNEGFCQMFGFARAEIMQQPCTCQFLVGPGTMKSALAQLAQALLGSEERKVEILYYAKEGTCRPCLVDVIPVKNEEGIVIMFILDFQELIDRSLKKSGLRQRVAQGWIYCQNRRLKMRLPVLRSMRRPSLSKDQFEGVVVDYLQPNSEEVPLKEFRIPSKESCMQSETEALIEQDLEPPSPAAQPSTKQRSLLTTDRLDPGIAFPRGSLPRSCSRDSVRSLRRASSLDDIDGMRAEWNSRPGDPRTNSNLKPSALNSTSDSDLMRHRTISRIPQVTLTFGSDRMRPPSPTEIEIIAPSKIKDRTQNVTEKVTQVTQVLSLGADVLPEYKLQAPRIHKWTILHYSPFKAVWDWVILLLVIYTAIFTPYSAAFLLNEVEEQRRRTCGYTCNPLNVVDLVVDVMFIVDILINFRTTYVNHNDEVVSHPGRIAQHYFKGWFLIDIVAAIPFDLLIFRSGSEEPQTTTLIGLLKTARLLRLVRVARKLDRYSEYGAAVLFLLMCTFALIAHWLACIWYAIGNVERTGSARVGGMKIGWLDNLADQIGKQYNDSDAESGPSIKDKYVTALYFTFSSLTSVGFGNVSPNTNPEKIFSICVMLIGSLMYASIFGNVSAIIQRLYSGTARYHTQMLRVKEFIRFHQIPGGLRQRLEEYFQHAWSYTNGIDMNAVLKGFPECLQADICLHLNRSLLQNCKAFRGANKGCLRALAMRFKTTHAPPGDTLVHSGDILTAVYFISRGSIEILRDDVVVAILGKNDIFGESISLYGRPGKSSADVRALTYCDLHKILREDLLEVLDMYPDFSDMFWNNLEITFNLRDADRINQTTPGRDSECGYRRTRHRRSPLRRRNRPDGTDREDSYPDQSCPMANHHRGTMAESHWEDLCSSPSICSQSSDEETKPMGHSKGELYLPGGDTRDYPPAVVNLLPHSGPSAGMGPPVDLGGPPYSAAAPINMSGLYGYWPDRRASQFSESQRRSSSARASYHPPPCAEDRPSELESRLELLQSQLNRLETRMTADINVILQLLQRQMAPVPPAYSAVSPSPHPPHPTSLYSTGAPTIHTVPPIQPSPDSDFNHKSKDSLSSGIHLTVASDDTMSMSPEADPPHLPSVDLAPPQLSEAQDPPGLLCGSQRFPSLPEHLETSTEMQDIQRHVSDPVLPGS, from the exons ATGCCTGTGAGACGCGGTCATGTTGCGCTCCAGAACACCTACCTGGACACAATCATCAGGAAATTCGACGAGCAAA ATCGCAAGTTTCTGATCGCCAACGCCCAGATGAAGAACTGTGGCATCATCTATTGCAACGAAGGCTTCTGCCAGATGTTTGGTTTTGCCAGGGCGGAGATCATGCAGCAGCCCTGTACCTGTCAGTTCTTGGTGGGGCCTGGTACCATGAAGAGCGCGCTGGCCCAGCTGGCACAGGCCCTACTTGGCTCTGAGGAGCGCAAGGTGGAGATCCTCTATTACGCTAAGGAAG GGACCTGCAGACCCTGCCTGGTGGACGTCATCCCTGTTAAAAACGAGGAAGGCATCGTCATCATGTTCATCCTCGACTTCCAGGAGCTGATTGATCGCTCACTGAAGAAATCAGGCCTCAGGCAGAGAGTTGCCCAAGGGTGGATTTACT GTCAGAATCGCAGGTTGAAGATGAGGCTGCCGGTGCTGCGGTCCATGCGACGGCCTTCACTCTCCAAAGATCAGTTTGAAGGAGTGGTCGTGGACTATCtgcag CCAAACAGCGAGGAAGTCCCCCTCAAAGAGTTTCGGATACCATCCAAAGAGAGCTGCATGCAGTCTGAGACAGAAGCTCTCATAGAACAGGACCTGGAGCCTCCCTCTCCCGCAGCCCAGCCTTCCACCAAGCAGCGCTCCCTTCTGACAACAGACCGGCTGGACCCGGGCATCGCCTTCCCCAGGGGGTCCTTACCTCGGAGCTGTTCTCGGGACAGCGTCCGCAGCCTCCGGCGCGCCTCATCGCTGGACGACATTGATGGCATGCGGGCAGAGTGGAACAGTCGACCTGGAGACCCTCGAACCAACAGCA ATCTGAAGCCCAGCGCTCTGAACTCGACGTCGGACTCGGACCTGATGAGACACAGGACCATCAGCCGCATCCCTCAGGTTACTCTCACCTTTGGCTCGGACCGGATGAGACCTCCTTCCCCCACCGAGATTGAAATCATTGCGCCCAGCAAGATTAAAGACCGAACCCAGAACGTCACAGAGAAGGTCACTCAGGTCACGCAG gTGTTGTCCCTCGGTGCTGACGTGCTGCCAGAGTACAAGCTCCAGGCCCCACGCATCCACAAGTGGACCATCCTTCACTATAGCCCCTTCAAAGCGGTATGGGATTGGgtcatcctgctgctggtcaTCTACACCGCCATCTTCACACCGTACTCAGCCGCCTTCCTTCTCAATGAGGTGGAGGAACAGCGGAGGAGAACCTGCGGCTACACCTGCAACCCTCTCAATGTGGTGGACCTGGTGGTGGACGTCATGTTCATCGTGGACATCCTCATCAACTTCAGGACCACCTACGTCAACCACAACGACGAGGTGGTCAGCCACCCGGGACGTATCGCGCAGCACTACTTCAAGGGCTGGTTCCTCATCGACATTGTGGCTGCCATCCCCTTCGATTTGCTCATATTCCGCTCCGGGTCAGAGGAG CCTCAGACAACTACTCTGATTGGATTGCTGAAAACAGCCAGACTGCTGAGGTTGGTGCGCGTGGCCAGAAAGCTGGACCGTTACTCAGAGTATGGAGCCGCCgtccttttcctcctcatgtGCACCTTTGCCCTCATCGCTCATTGGCTGGCCTGCATCTGGTACGCCATCGGCAACGTGGAGCGCACTGGCTCTGCACGCGTCGGAGGCATGAAGATCGGCTGGCTGGACAATCTGGCCGACCAGATCGGTAAACAGTACAACGACAGTGACGCAGAATCTGGGCCCTCCATCAAGGACAAATACGTTACAGCCCTGTACTTCACCTTCAGCAGCCTGACCAGCGTGGGTTTTGGGAACGTTTCACCGAACACCAACCCGGAGAAGATCTTCTCCATCTGTGTCATGCTCATTGGCT CTCTGATGTATGCCAGCATCTTTGGCAACGTGTCGGCCATCATTCAGAGACTGTACTCAGGCACGGCCCGTTACCACACCCAGATGCTGCGGGTCAAGGAGTTCATCCGCTTCCATCAGATCCCAGGAGGCCTGCGACAGAGGCTGGAGGAGTACTTCCAGCATGCCTGGTCCTACACCAATGGCATCGACATGAACGCT GTTTTAAAGGGTTTCCCTGAGTGTCTGCAGGCTGACATCTGCCTCCATCTGAACCGCAGCTTGCTGCAGAACTGCAAAGCCTTTCGAGGTGCCAACAAAGGCTGCCTGCGGGCTCTGGCCATGCGATTCAAGACCACCCACGCTCCGCCGGGCGACACTCTGGTCCACAGCGGCGACATTCTCACCGCCGTCTACTTCATTTCCAGGGGCTCTATTGAGATCCTCAGGGACGATGTGGTGGTAGCCATTCTAG GCAAGAACGACATCTTTGGTGAGTCCATCAGTCTGTACGGGAGGCCTGGTAAATCCAGCGCTGACGTTAGGGCTTTGACCTACTGTGACCTTCACAAGATCCTGAGAGAAGACCTGCTGGAAGTGCTGGACATGTATCCCGACTTCTCCGACATGTTCTGGAACAACCTGGAGATCACCTTCAACCTGAGAGAT GCAGATAGAATAAACCAGACAACCCCGGGCAGGGACTCTGAATGTGGCTACCGGCGGACGAGGCATCGGAGAAGCCCTCTGCGTCGACGTAACCGACCGG ACGGTACGGACCGCGAAGACAGTTACCCCGATCAGTCCTGTCCAATGGCAAACCACCACCGGGGCACGATGGCAGAGTCCCACTGGGAGGACCTCTGCAGCAGCCCCAGTATCTGTTCACAGTCTAGTGACGAGGAGACGAAGCCCATGGGACACAGCAAGGGGGAGCTGTACCTCCCTGGGGGTGACACCAGAGACTACCCCCCAGCAGTGGTCAACCTCCTGCCTCACAGTGGACCCTCAGCTGGGATGGGACCACCTGTAGACCTCGGAGGACCGCCATACTCAG CAGCTGCCCCCATCAACATGTCAGGTCTGTATGGCTACTGGCCAGACCGCAGAGCGAGCCAGTTCTCAGAGAGTCAGAGACGATCGTCCTCTGCGAGGGCCAGTTACCACCCTCCGCCCTGCGCTGAGGATCGGCCCAGCGAGCTGGAGTCCagactggagctgctgcagtccCAGTTAAACCG GCTGGAGACCCGCATGACGGCTGACATCAACGTgatcctgcagctcctccagaggCAGATGGCCCCGGTGCCTCCGGCCTACAGTGCTGTGTCCCCCAGCCCTCACCCGCCTCACCCCACCAGCCTGTACAGCACAGGAGCACCCACAATCCACACGGTCCCTCCAATCCAGCCG
- the kcnh6a gene encoding potassium voltage-gated channel subfamily H member 6a isoform X2, which yields MPVRRGHVALQNTYLDTIIRKFDEQNRKFLIANAQMKNCGIIYCNEGFCQMFGFARAEIMQQPCTCQFLVGPGTMKSALAQLAQALLGSEERKVEILYYAKEGTCRPCLVDVIPVKNEEGIVIMFILDFQELIDRSLKKSGLRQRVAQGWIYCQNRRLKMRLPVLRSMRRPSLSKDQFEGVVVDYLQPNSEEVPLKEFRIPSKESCMQSETEALIEQDLEPPSPAAQPSTKQRSLLTTDRLDPGIAFPRGSLPRSCSRDSVRSLRRASSLDDIDGMRAEWNSRPGDPRTNSNLKPSALNSTSDSDLMRHRTISRIPQVTLTFGSDRMRPPSPTEIEIIAPSKIKDRTQNVTEKVTQVTQVLSLGADVLPEYKLQAPRIHKWTILHYSPFKAVWDWVILLLVIYTAIFTPYSAAFLLNEVEEQRRRTCGYTCNPLNVVDLVVDVMFIVDILINFRTTYVNHNDEVVSHPGRIAQHYFKGWFLIDIVAAIPFDLLIFRSGSEEPQTTTLIGLLKTARLLRLVRVARKLDRYSEYGAAVLFLLMCTFALIAHWLACIWYAIGNVERTGSARVGGMKIGWLDNLADQIGKQYNDSDAESGPSIKDKYVTALYFTFSSLTSVGFGNVSPNTNPEKIFSICVMLIGSLMYASIFGNVSAIIQRLYSGTARYHTQMLRVKEFIRFHQIPGGLRQRLEEYFQHAWSYTNGIDMNAVLKGFPECLQADICLHLNRSLLQNCKAFRGANKGCLRALAMRFKTTHAPPGDTLVHSGDILTAVYFISRGSIEILRDDVVVAILGKNDIFGESISLYGRPGKSSADVRALTYCDLHKILREDLLEVLDMYPDFSDMFWNNLEITFNLRDADRINQTTPGRDSECGYRRTRHRRSPLRRRNRPDGTDREDSYPDQSCPMANHHRGTMAESHWEDLCSSPSICSQSSDEETKPMGHSKGELYLPGGDTRDYPPAVVNLLPHSGPSAGMGPPVDLGGPPYSAAPINMSGLYGYWPDRRASQFSESQRRSSSARASYHPPPCAEDRPSELESRLELLQSQLNRLETRMTADINVILQLLQRQMAPVPPAYSAVSPSPHPPHPTSLYSTGAPTIHTVPPIQPVQIDSTASLLQSPDSDFNHKSKDSLSSGIHLTVASDDTMSMSPEADPPHLPSVDLAPPQLSEAQDPPGLLCGSQRFPSLPEHLETSTEMQDIQRHVSDPVLPGS from the exons ATGCCTGTGAGACGCGGTCATGTTGCGCTCCAGAACACCTACCTGGACACAATCATCAGGAAATTCGACGAGCAAA ATCGCAAGTTTCTGATCGCCAACGCCCAGATGAAGAACTGTGGCATCATCTATTGCAACGAAGGCTTCTGCCAGATGTTTGGTTTTGCCAGGGCGGAGATCATGCAGCAGCCCTGTACCTGTCAGTTCTTGGTGGGGCCTGGTACCATGAAGAGCGCGCTGGCCCAGCTGGCACAGGCCCTACTTGGCTCTGAGGAGCGCAAGGTGGAGATCCTCTATTACGCTAAGGAAG GGACCTGCAGACCCTGCCTGGTGGACGTCATCCCTGTTAAAAACGAGGAAGGCATCGTCATCATGTTCATCCTCGACTTCCAGGAGCTGATTGATCGCTCACTGAAGAAATCAGGCCTCAGGCAGAGAGTTGCCCAAGGGTGGATTTACT GTCAGAATCGCAGGTTGAAGATGAGGCTGCCGGTGCTGCGGTCCATGCGACGGCCTTCACTCTCCAAAGATCAGTTTGAAGGAGTGGTCGTGGACTATCtgcag CCAAACAGCGAGGAAGTCCCCCTCAAAGAGTTTCGGATACCATCCAAAGAGAGCTGCATGCAGTCTGAGACAGAAGCTCTCATAGAACAGGACCTGGAGCCTCCCTCTCCCGCAGCCCAGCCTTCCACCAAGCAGCGCTCCCTTCTGACAACAGACCGGCTGGACCCGGGCATCGCCTTCCCCAGGGGGTCCTTACCTCGGAGCTGTTCTCGGGACAGCGTCCGCAGCCTCCGGCGCGCCTCATCGCTGGACGACATTGATGGCATGCGGGCAGAGTGGAACAGTCGACCTGGAGACCCTCGAACCAACAGCA ATCTGAAGCCCAGCGCTCTGAACTCGACGTCGGACTCGGACCTGATGAGACACAGGACCATCAGCCGCATCCCTCAGGTTACTCTCACCTTTGGCTCGGACCGGATGAGACCTCCTTCCCCCACCGAGATTGAAATCATTGCGCCCAGCAAGATTAAAGACCGAACCCAGAACGTCACAGAGAAGGTCACTCAGGTCACGCAG gTGTTGTCCCTCGGTGCTGACGTGCTGCCAGAGTACAAGCTCCAGGCCCCACGCATCCACAAGTGGACCATCCTTCACTATAGCCCCTTCAAAGCGGTATGGGATTGGgtcatcctgctgctggtcaTCTACACCGCCATCTTCACACCGTACTCAGCCGCCTTCCTTCTCAATGAGGTGGAGGAACAGCGGAGGAGAACCTGCGGCTACACCTGCAACCCTCTCAATGTGGTGGACCTGGTGGTGGACGTCATGTTCATCGTGGACATCCTCATCAACTTCAGGACCACCTACGTCAACCACAACGACGAGGTGGTCAGCCACCCGGGACGTATCGCGCAGCACTACTTCAAGGGCTGGTTCCTCATCGACATTGTGGCTGCCATCCCCTTCGATTTGCTCATATTCCGCTCCGGGTCAGAGGAG CCTCAGACAACTACTCTGATTGGATTGCTGAAAACAGCCAGACTGCTGAGGTTGGTGCGCGTGGCCAGAAAGCTGGACCGTTACTCAGAGTATGGAGCCGCCgtccttttcctcctcatgtGCACCTTTGCCCTCATCGCTCATTGGCTGGCCTGCATCTGGTACGCCATCGGCAACGTGGAGCGCACTGGCTCTGCACGCGTCGGAGGCATGAAGATCGGCTGGCTGGACAATCTGGCCGACCAGATCGGTAAACAGTACAACGACAGTGACGCAGAATCTGGGCCCTCCATCAAGGACAAATACGTTACAGCCCTGTACTTCACCTTCAGCAGCCTGACCAGCGTGGGTTTTGGGAACGTTTCACCGAACACCAACCCGGAGAAGATCTTCTCCATCTGTGTCATGCTCATTGGCT CTCTGATGTATGCCAGCATCTTTGGCAACGTGTCGGCCATCATTCAGAGACTGTACTCAGGCACGGCCCGTTACCACACCCAGATGCTGCGGGTCAAGGAGTTCATCCGCTTCCATCAGATCCCAGGAGGCCTGCGACAGAGGCTGGAGGAGTACTTCCAGCATGCCTGGTCCTACACCAATGGCATCGACATGAACGCT GTTTTAAAGGGTTTCCCTGAGTGTCTGCAGGCTGACATCTGCCTCCATCTGAACCGCAGCTTGCTGCAGAACTGCAAAGCCTTTCGAGGTGCCAACAAAGGCTGCCTGCGGGCTCTGGCCATGCGATTCAAGACCACCCACGCTCCGCCGGGCGACACTCTGGTCCACAGCGGCGACATTCTCACCGCCGTCTACTTCATTTCCAGGGGCTCTATTGAGATCCTCAGGGACGATGTGGTGGTAGCCATTCTAG GCAAGAACGACATCTTTGGTGAGTCCATCAGTCTGTACGGGAGGCCTGGTAAATCCAGCGCTGACGTTAGGGCTTTGACCTACTGTGACCTTCACAAGATCCTGAGAGAAGACCTGCTGGAAGTGCTGGACATGTATCCCGACTTCTCCGACATGTTCTGGAACAACCTGGAGATCACCTTCAACCTGAGAGAT GCAGATAGAATAAACCAGACAACCCCGGGCAGGGACTCTGAATGTGGCTACCGGCGGACGAGGCATCGGAGAAGCCCTCTGCGTCGACGTAACCGACCGG ACGGTACGGACCGCGAAGACAGTTACCCCGATCAGTCCTGTCCAATGGCAAACCACCACCGGGGCACGATGGCAGAGTCCCACTGGGAGGACCTCTGCAGCAGCCCCAGTATCTGTTCACAGTCTAGTGACGAGGAGACGAAGCCCATGGGACACAGCAAGGGGGAGCTGTACCTCCCTGGGGGTGACACCAGAGACTACCCCCCAGCAGTGGTCAACCTCCTGCCTCACAGTGGACCCTCAGCTGGGATGGGACCACCTGTAGACCTCGGAGGACCGCCATACTCAG CTGCCCCCATCAACATGTCAGGTCTGTATGGCTACTGGCCAGACCGCAGAGCGAGCCAGTTCTCAGAGAGTCAGAGACGATCGTCCTCTGCGAGGGCCAGTTACCACCCTCCGCCCTGCGCTGAGGATCGGCCCAGCGAGCTGGAGTCCagactggagctgctgcagtccCAGTTAAACCG GCTGGAGACCCGCATGACGGCTGACATCAACGTgatcctgcagctcctccagaggCAGATGGCCCCGGTGCCTCCGGCCTACAGTGCTGTGTCCCCCAGCCCTCACCCGCCTCACCCCACCAGCCTGTACAGCACAGGAGCACCCACAATCCACACGGTCCCTCCAATCCAGCCGGTAC